Proteins from a single region of Phyllopteryx taeniolatus isolate TA_2022b chromosome 10, UOR_Ptae_1.2, whole genome shotgun sequence:
- the p2ry4 gene encoding P2Y purinoceptor 4 isoform X2, which yields METDIPTASNQSVTFTSVFNASCRFDEEFKYVLLPVSYTLVFLVGLTLNAVALWTFVKMRPWNPSAVLMFHLALSDLLILLLTCISVYRYMGICHPIKALTLVKSRHAHLVCAAVWAAVAICLVPNLMFVTTSRRDNDTLCHDTTRQDSFEEYVDYSSAVMVLLFGVPFLVIVVCYCLMARTLCRRRRGLSANPASRHKSIKLIVVVLIVFAVSFVPFHITRTIYYTARVLDLDCRTLNIVNFTYKITRPLASVNSCIDPVLYFLAGDHYRAKLLSALTGRRRLTRSQAHTQTPVHRSPTIALVYKSLDAKTNSEAQKL from the exons ATGGAGACGGACATCCCGACGGCGTCCAACCAGTCCGTGACATTCACCTCCGTCTTCAACGCCAGTTGTCGCTTTGACGAGGAGTTCAAGTACGTCCTGTTGCCCGTCTCCTATACTCTGGTGTTCTTGGTGGGTTTGACGCTCAACGCCGTCGCCCTGTGGACCTTCGTCAAGATGCGTCCGTGGAACCCCAGCGCCGTCTTGATGTTCCATCTGGCCCTCTCGGACCTCCT CATCCTGTTGTTGACCTGCATCAGCGTGTACCGTTACATGGGCATCTGCCACCCCATCAAGGCGCTCACCCTGGTAAAATCCCGCCACGCCCACCTGGTCTGCGCTGCCGTGTGGGCGGCGGTGGCCATTTGCCTCGTGCCCAACCTGATGTTCGTCACCACATCGAGGCGGGACAACGACACGCTGTGCCACGACACCACTCGCCAGGATTCTTTCGAGGAGTATGTGGACTACAGCTCGGCGGTCATGGTGCTTCTGTTCGGCGTGCCCTTCCTGGTCATCGTGGTGTGCTACTGCCTGATGGCGCGGACCTTGTGCCGACGCAGGCGGGGCTTGTCCGCCAATCCGGCTTCACGGCATAAATCCATCAAGCTCATCGTGGTAGTACTGATCGTGTTCGCTGTCAGCTTCGTGCCCTTCCACATCACGCGCACCATCTACTACACCGCCCGCGTCCTGGATCTGGATTGCCGCACCCTCAACATCGTCAACTTCACATACAAGATCACCAGGCCGCTCGCCAGCGTCAACAGCTGTATTGACCCCGTTTTGTACTTCCTGGCCGGTGACCACTACCGCGCCAAGCTGCTCTCCGCTCTGACTGGAAGAAGGCGGTTGACCAGGAGCCAAGCGCACACTCAGACTCCGGTCCACAGGAGCCCAACCATCGCTCTGGTCTACAAGAGCTTGGATGCTAAAACCAACAGTGAAGCGCAAAAGCTGTAG
- the p2ry4 gene encoding P2Y purinoceptor 4 isoform X1 — METDIPTASNQSVTFTSVFNASCRFDEEFKYVLLPVSYTLVFLVGLTLNAVALWTFVKMRPWNPSAVLMFHLALSDLLYVLSLPTLIYYYANRSHWPFGVAACKIVRFLFYANLYCSILLLTCISVYRYMGICHPIKALTLVKSRHAHLVCAAVWAAVAICLVPNLMFVTTSRRDNDTLCHDTTRQDSFEEYVDYSSAVMVLLFGVPFLVIVVCYCLMARTLCRRRRGLSANPASRHKSIKLIVVVLIVFAVSFVPFHITRTIYYTARVLDLDCRTLNIVNFTYKITRPLASVNSCIDPVLYFLAGDHYRAKLLSALTGRRRLTRSQAHTQTPVHRSPTIALVYKSLDAKTNSEAQKL; from the coding sequence ATGGAGACGGACATCCCGACGGCGTCCAACCAGTCCGTGACATTCACCTCCGTCTTCAACGCCAGTTGTCGCTTTGACGAGGAGTTCAAGTACGTCCTGTTGCCCGTCTCCTATACTCTGGTGTTCTTGGTGGGTTTGACGCTCAACGCCGTCGCCCTGTGGACCTTCGTCAAGATGCGTCCGTGGAACCCCAGCGCCGTCTTGATGTTCCATCTGGCCCTCTCGGACCTCCTGTACGTGCTGTCTCTGCCCACGCTCATCTACTACTACGCCAACCGCAGCCACTGGCCCTTCGGCGTGGCGGCATGTAAAATTGTTCGCTTTCTTTTCTACGCCAACCTCTACTGCAGCATCCTGTTGTTGACCTGCATCAGCGTGTACCGTTACATGGGCATCTGCCACCCCATCAAGGCGCTCACCCTGGTAAAATCCCGCCACGCCCACCTGGTCTGCGCTGCCGTGTGGGCGGCGGTGGCCATTTGCCTCGTGCCCAACCTGATGTTCGTCACCACATCGAGGCGGGACAACGACACGCTGTGCCACGACACCACTCGCCAGGATTCTTTCGAGGAGTATGTGGACTACAGCTCGGCGGTCATGGTGCTTCTGTTCGGCGTGCCCTTCCTGGTCATCGTGGTGTGCTACTGCCTGATGGCGCGGACCTTGTGCCGACGCAGGCGGGGCTTGTCCGCCAATCCGGCTTCACGGCATAAATCCATCAAGCTCATCGTGGTAGTACTGATCGTGTTCGCTGTCAGCTTCGTGCCCTTCCACATCACGCGCACCATCTACTACACCGCCCGCGTCCTGGATCTGGATTGCCGCACCCTCAACATCGTCAACTTCACATACAAGATCACCAGGCCGCTCGCCAGCGTCAACAGCTGTATTGACCCCGTTTTGTACTTCCTGGCCGGTGACCACTACCGCGCCAAGCTGCTCTCCGCTCTGACTGGAAGAAGGCGGTTGACCAGGAGCCAAGCGCACACTCAGACTCCGGTCCACAGGAGCCCAACCATCGCTCTGGTCTACAAGAGCTTGGATGCTAAAACCAACAGTGAAGCGCAAAAGCTGTAG